In Fimbriiglobus ruber, a single genomic region encodes these proteins:
- a CDS encoding M56 family metallopeptidase — protein sequence MNPLSDWYPGDSILFGVLQVLGVVTALVALVWAAEYLLIRHRAALRSALWGAALVGVLLAPVWVAIGPRAPWRIAVLPGDGAPSSRDRVPDAPATSPQQPAPVGTRRAIGRDESAPALSTPERVEPIPSERAFASPGVGVDVLAAVTVPTPVAEESLPLADVPVATPNPLHAVAVVFLGIWALGSVYLLARLSYGCLRVRRLCRRLSPLDAEYWAAELAVVARTLSPARLPDVYLSPDVRSPLVAGLFSPRVILPAALPDQCTPRQLREILVHECAHVVRHDPWTRLLQRLAVALYWVHPLVHLLDRKLDQAREDVCDNHVLASAEAPDYAETLLTVAQLCHPVPNLEGYLTMLPRHHNLEARVVGLLHDRRNKAIRLPRTQRLGVVAALAFSFLVVSSVGFQGVSDARGQDTPPAPPPSKEQPPPVAAGKPAEPAATGKVTGRVVTDAGDRPVAKADVRLLFRPNGAYSLPVSPRRVTTNDKGEFTFDSVAPGKYDLAAFDGNLSSRSQSLYWTVVTVPAAQSLPPVVLRMRPGVKLRVKVLSEATGTPIPGARVRLGWSDHDREHATDLSGEVEVPALTPEIWNVAAGAKGYATTAQDINLSDGRVAAVELRLPPGADVKGRVLDTVGRPVVGVGVGARPSDYHQANELNYVTTDTEGRYHLEFLPLGTLQLSFSKLDYIATPQSVRLGVAGATVTLPDVTLKPRPHGGSVRGVVTDRQGRPVAGAEIVNGGRSSDETRRTTTDAKGVFLLDNVYESIGHELTVRAKGFAPRAVAFKPGPATQPTRADVTLDPGHNISGRVVDPAGKPLPKVNVYFAGGSYGPGDVGASGRTDAEGRFRFDSLPATAPFTFTADGYSELANQTLPLDGRDEVVVTMTAQGMIRGRVVDAVTGKPVPRFIVCLTFTPDGRPDDTTPSFGGSHIEPGETFAPSDGRFQLKELTAGAPLQVGVTATGYRRQVLRRVVAETGAKAQAVEIRLAPENPAKLLTVRGKLVDHRGTGIRGAELRLIAAEDRPANRAAFPFDREWILSGQLASAAHVLQFQRVTTSADGTFEFRGVSDDTRVELVYWGEGVVFGRLDHIERMAAAERTGLVIKLPAPARMIVTIDRTTFPEVGGVQFSGPSQSYQATLATDGKSYAADDLPAGKYEVQVYGASKRTEGRPGAITQSILARKTVTLVQGKELRVAVEAADRDKSP from the coding sequence ATGAACCCGCTCTCCGACTGGTACCCCGGCGATTCGATCCTGTTCGGCGTCCTCCAGGTACTCGGGGTCGTCACCGCGCTGGTCGCGCTGGTCTGGGCCGCGGAATACCTCTTGATCCGCCACCGGGCTGCCCTGCGCAGTGCCCTGTGGGGTGCGGCTCTGGTCGGCGTCCTTCTCGCGCCGGTCTGGGTCGCGATCGGCCCGCGGGCGCCGTGGCGAATCGCCGTACTTCCGGGAGACGGTGCCCCTTCCTCCCGCGATCGAGTACCCGATGCTCCCGCGACTTCACCCCAACAGCCCGCACCCGTCGGCACACGGCGAGCGATCGGGCGTGACGAATCGGCACCCGCTTTGTCTACGCCCGAGCGAGTAGAACCAATTCCGTCGGAGCGCGCGTTCGCCAGTCCCGGGGTGGGCGTAGACGTTCTCGCCGCAGTCACTGTCCCCACTCCCGTCGCGGAAGAATCACTTCCGCTCGCTGACGTCCCGGTCGCGACTCCAAACCCGCTTCACGCCGTTGCCGTTGTTTTTCTGGGCATTTGGGCGTTGGGTAGTGTTTACCTGCTCGCGCGTCTTTCCTACGGCTGTCTACGGGTCCGTCGGCTCTGCCGCCGGCTGAGTCCGTTGGACGCCGAGTACTGGGCCGCGGAACTGGCGGTGGTCGCCCGGACGCTGTCGCCCGCGCGCCTGCCCGACGTCTACCTCTCCCCCGACGTGCGCAGCCCGTTGGTGGCGGGGTTGTTCTCCCCCCGCGTGATCCTTCCCGCGGCTCTGCCCGACCAATGCACACCGCGGCAACTCCGCGAGATTCTCGTCCACGAATGTGCCCACGTCGTTCGCCACGACCCTTGGACCCGGTTGCTCCAGCGCCTGGCCGTCGCCCTCTACTGGGTTCACCCCCTGGTCCACCTACTCGACCGGAAGTTGGACCAGGCCCGCGAGGACGTTTGCGACAACCACGTCCTGGCGTCCGCGGAGGCCCCGGACTACGCGGAGACGCTGCTAACCGTCGCCCAACTCTGTCACCCCGTCCCAAACCTGGAAGGGTACCTGACGATGTTACCGCGCCACCACAATCTGGAAGCCCGCGTCGTCGGCTTGCTGCACGACCGCCGGAACAAAGCCATCCGCCTGCCGCGCACGCAACGCCTCGGAGTCGTGGCGGCCCTCGCATTCTCGTTCCTGGTCGTCAGTTCGGTCGGCTTCCAGGGTGTTTCGGACGCCCGGGGCCAGGACACGCCCCCCGCGCCGCCCCCTTCCAAAGAACAACCGCCACCGGTTGCGGCAGGCAAGCCGGCCGAACCCGCGGCGACCGGTAAGGTCACCGGCCGGGTCGTCACCGACGCCGGCGACCGGCCGGTGGCCAAGGCGGACGTGCGTCTACTGTTTCGACCCAATGGGGCGTACAGTCTACCGGTCTCGCCGCGACGGGTGACCACGAACGACAAAGGCGAATTCACATTCGACAGCGTAGCACCCGGGAAGTACGACCTGGCGGCGTTCGACGGCAACCTGAGTTCCCGTTCGCAGAGCCTCTATTGGACAGTCGTGACCGTCCCGGCGGCACAGAGTCTGCCCCCCGTGGTCTTGCGGATGCGACCTGGCGTAAAGCTCCGCGTCAAAGTGTTGTCCGAGGCCACAGGTACGCCCATTCCCGGGGCGCGGGTCCGCCTGGGATGGAGCGACCACGACCGTGAGCACGCCACCGATCTCAGTGGGGAAGTCGAGGTGCCGGCGCTCACGCCGGAAATCTGGAATGTCGCCGCGGGAGCGAAGGGCTACGCGACCACGGCGCAGGACATCAACCTGAGTGACGGGCGGGTGGCCGCTGTGGAATTGCGGCTACCACCGGGGGCCGACGTCAAGGGCCGGGTTCTGGACACGGTCGGTCGCCCGGTGGTCGGGGTGGGGGTCGGTGCCCGCCCGAGCGATTATCACCAGGCCAACGAACTCAATTACGTGACGACCGACACCGAGGGGCGGTACCATCTCGAATTCCTACCGCTGGGCACTCTGCAACTGTCCTTCAGCAAACTGGATTACATCGCCACCCCCCAGTCCGTTCGCCTGGGCGTGGCGGGCGCGACGGTGACTCTACCGGACGTCACATTGAAACCGAGACCGCACGGCGGTTCGGTGCGCGGGGTCGTAACCGACCGCCAGGGCCGGCCTGTCGCCGGGGCGGAGATTGTCAACGGGGGCCGATCTTCGGATGAAACCCGACGGACCACCACGGACGCGAAAGGCGTATTTCTGCTCGACAACGTCTACGAGTCAATTGGTCACGAGTTGACGGTCCGGGCCAAGGGATTCGCACCCCGGGCTGTCGCGTTCAAACCCGGCCCGGCGACTCAGCCGACCCGGGCCGACGTGACGCTCGACCCCGGCCACAACATCTCGGGCCGGGTCGTAGACCCGGCCGGCAAGCCGCTTCCCAAAGTCAACGTTTACTTCGCCGGTGGAAGTTATGGGCCGGGCGACGTCGGCGCTTCCGGTCGCACGGACGCCGAGGGGCGGTTCCGGTTCGACTCGCTGCCCGCCACCGCACCGTTCACGTTCACGGCGGACGGTTATTCCGAACTCGCGAACCAGACTCTGCCCCTCGACGGCCGCGACGAAGTGGTCGTGACGATGACGGCTCAGGGCATGATCCGGGGCCGCGTGGTGGACGCGGTGACGGGCAAACCGGTCCCGCGGTTTATCGTGTGTCTGACGTTCACGCCCGACGGACGGCCGGACGACACGACCCCCAGTTTTGGCGGCAGTCACATCGAACCCGGGGAAACGTTCGCCCCATCCGACGGCCGATTTCAATTGAAAGAACTGACTGCGGGCGCGCCCCTCCAGGTGGGTGTGACGGCGACCGGCTACCGACGTCAGGTTCTGCGGCGAGTCGTGGCAGAGACGGGGGCAAAGGCTCAAGCCGTCGAAATCCGGCTCGCGCCCGAGAATCCGGCCAAGTTGCTGACGGTCCGCGGCAAGTTGGTCGACCACCGAGGCACCGGAATCCGGGGCGCCGAACTCCGCCTCATCGCGGCAGAGGACCGGCCGGCGAATCGGGCGGCGTTCCCGTTCGACCGGGAGTGGATCCTATCGGGGCAGCTCGCGTCGGCCGCCCACGTGCTTCAATTCCAACGTGTGACGACATCGGCCGACGGCACGTTCGAATTCCGCGGCGTGTCGGACGACACACGGGTCGAGCTGGTTTATTGGGGCGAGGGAGTCGTCTTTGGGCGGTTAGACCACATCGAGCGGATGGCCGCCGCCGAGCGGACCGGTCTTGTGATCAAATTGCCGGCCCCGGCCCGGATGATCGTAACGATCGACCGCACAACGTTCCCGGAGGTCGGCGGTGTCCAATTTAGTGGGCCGTCCCAATCGTATCAGGCGACTCTGGCAACCGACGGCAAGAGTTACGCGGCCGACGATCTGCCAGCCGGTAAATACGAAGTACAAGTTTACGGTGCCTCAAAGCGGACCGAGGGTAGACCCGGAGCTATTACCCAGAGTATCCTCGCGAGAAAGACGGTCACTCTTGTGCAGGGGAAAGAATTGCGAGTGGCGGTCGAAGCCGCCGATCGTGATAAATCGCCCTGA
- a CDS encoding BlaI/MecI/CopY family transcriptional regulator: MAKPDSDGLPALSEAQLEIMHIAWDSPEVTVTDVWSVLSKRRSVARNTVLTLMDRLEKKGWLTRRADGQTHYYAAAVPRKSTLGTVVHRLVDAAFAGSAEALVLALLEGRGVSDDEAKRIRKLIDEARTRGKKS, translated from the coding sequence ATGGCGAAACCGGATTCCGACGGGCTGCCAGCGCTGTCCGAGGCGCAGCTCGAAATCATGCACATCGCCTGGGACAGCCCCGAAGTGACCGTGACGGACGTTTGGTCCGTCCTGTCGAAGCGCCGGTCCGTGGCCCGCAACACTGTCCTCACTCTCATGGACCGCCTGGAAAAGAAGGGCTGGCTGACCCGCCGGGCGGACGGGCAGACGCACTATTACGCGGCCGCCGTCCCGCGCAAGTCGACGCTCGGGACCGTGGTTCACCGGCTCGTCGACGCTGCCTTCGCCGGCTCGGCCGAGGCGTTGGTCCTGGCACTTCTGGAAGGGCGCGGCGTTTCCGACGACGAAGCCAAACGGATTCGCAAACTCATCGACGAGGCACGAACCCGGGGGAAAAAGTCATGA
- a CDS encoding ankyrin repeat domain-containing protein, whose amino-acid sequence MTADLFQAVEQHDHKRLALLLSSGADPNKGLPQQPVWLPLMSAIEELAEGGPIESVLLLLRHGAPVNPIDPGRTAIPLLVAVLNQQLEAARLLLAAGADPNVTDDEGDSPLRLSVEKKDHRMAALLLLCGADKAIHDSGGMSGMSALGRAAWNLDIPMIELLLAAGADPDSPDVDRQTASERLPPRKESDPQIWDAAAVLLGRGSSSNAEGSL is encoded by the coding sequence ATGACCGCCGATTTATTCCAAGCTGTCGAGCAGCATGATCATAAACGGTTAGCTCTACTGCTGTCGAGTGGGGCGGACCCGAACAAGGGGCTCCCCCAGCAGCCCGTTTGGCTACCCCTGATGTCGGCCATTGAAGAACTCGCAGAGGGTGGACCGATCGAATCCGTGCTGCTCCTGCTCCGACACGGCGCACCCGTTAACCCCATCGACCCTGGTCGGACCGCAATCCCTTTGCTCGTGGCCGTGTTGAACCAGCAACTCGAAGCAGCACGGTTGCTTTTAGCGGCTGGGGCCGATCCGAACGTTACGGATGACGAAGGAGACTCACCACTGCGGTTGAGCGTTGAAAAGAAAGATCACCGGATGGCGGCACTTCTGCTGCTCTGTGGCGCCGACAAAGCCATTCACGACTCCGGCGGCATGAGTGGAATGAGTGCGCTGGGCCGGGCGGCGTGGAATTTAGACATTCCGATGATCGAGCTTCTGCTCGCCGCGGGCGCCGACCCCGACTCCCCGGACGTGGATCGCCAGACCGCGAGCGAACGTCTACCCCCACGGAAAGAATCTGACCCGCAGATATGGGATGCCGCTGCGGTGCTACTCGGACGCGGAAGTTCCTCGAACGCGGAAGGCTCCCTCTGA
- a CDS encoding TlpA family protein disulfide reductase yields MTRIAFGFVAIGFLAAGVATGDDKKPEPPINTAAEQLKQLRKQYDEIEAKFMKDLRADRSEKGIRKANDENQQAQRKWREEALAALRKSGSLPEAFDLIVSVLARSSVEHAEMADLLRKHHAVRPDLGKLFHSMVQGHDGIGRAFVEEMAEKSPVATVRGQAALAVGWQAKWRITQDGEMSLGFGEKLTEDQRRQMTARAEKYLTLAATYADAPVVFGAGTVAENARAELAGLRNLPNLMVGKVAPDIEGETIEGTRVKLSDSRGKVTVLVFWATWCGPCMKMVPHEKKLVERMKDKPFALIGVNGDDERAKAQEIAAARGMSWPSFWDAAKRSDGPITRAWNVHVWPTVFVLDAKGVIRSVRTDDDKLDETVDELVKELEKK; encoded by the coding sequence ATGACACGCATTGCGTTCGGTTTTGTCGCGATTGGGTTCCTTGCCGCGGGAGTCGCCACAGGTGATGACAAGAAGCCCGAACCACCGATCAACACTGCCGCCGAACAACTCAAGCAACTCCGCAAACAGTACGACGAGATCGAGGCGAAGTTCATGAAGGACTTGCGCGCCGATCGTTCGGAGAAGGGCATTAGAAAAGCGAACGACGAAAACCAGCAAGCGCAGCGGAAATGGCGGGAGGAGGCTCTGGCCGCTCTCCGCAAGTCCGGATCGCTGCCGGAAGCGTTCGATCTAATCGTATCCGTCCTCGCCCGCAGCTCGGTCGAACACGCCGAGATGGCCGACCTCCTTCGTAAGCACCACGCGGTCCGCCCGGACCTCGGAAAACTCTTTCACAGTATGGTCCAGGGGCATGACGGAATCGGGCGGGCATTTGTCGAGGAGATGGCCGAGAAGAGTCCCGTGGCGACCGTCCGCGGCCAGGCGGCGCTGGCCGTCGGTTGGCAGGCGAAGTGGCGGATTACCCAGGACGGCGAGATGAGCCTGGGATTCGGGGAAAAGCTGACGGAGGATCAGCGGCGACAGATGACGGCTCGCGCGGAGAAGTACCTCACCCTGGCTGCGACGTACGCGGACGCCCCGGTGGTGTTCGGGGCAGGGACCGTGGCGGAGAACGCCCGCGCCGAACTGGCGGGGTTGCGGAACCTCCCGAACCTCATGGTCGGCAAAGTAGCTCCGGACATTGAAGGCGAAACGATCGAGGGAACGCGGGTCAAGCTGAGTGACTCGCGCGGCAAGGTTACGGTTTTGGTGTTTTGGGCCACGTGGTGTGGTCCGTGCATGAAAATGGTTCCTCACGAAAAGAAGCTCGTGGAACGGATGAAGGACAAGCCCTTTGCGCTGATCGGAGTGAACGGCGACGACGAGCGGGCCAAGGCCCAGGAAATCGCCGCGGCCCGCGGAATGTCGTGGCCATCGTTCTGGGATGCCGCCAAGCGATCGGACGGCCCGATTACCCGCGCCTGGAACGTCCATGTCTGGCCGACGGTCTTCGTGCTGGACGCCAAGGGTGTCATTCGCTCTGTTCGAACGGACGACGACAAACTCGACGAGACGGTGGACGAACTTGTCAAGGAATTGGAAAAGAAGTGA
- a CDS encoding IS66 family transposase — MGDEQLKQDVRQGKVSPEHLVDLIVSLQAELLAARQRIRELEQHLPTPPTAKLDQPFSMRAEEQRQHARSNKPQKRKKPKRHGRVTTADKIARAERTEKVFPAGIPPADCRRSHVRPVWRFESGRAVLVAYEIYRGPKNQYGQIPGVFGRSEFAVEIVVAIAFLVHGVGLSFDKVCQVLTFFQQLRLPKSQADALLRQLSRHWEKEFDTLCTLLAHAAVVHADETRWSLNSVWAFLSEQARVLLFGVHKDAGTLKTILDPETFEGVLVSDDAAVYATFTIAQKCWAHLLRKAIKLTLQEPDHEGYRTFTDRLLEIYRAACRARDDGRLSDAGRTARVEGLEQRVYDLCSAQWLADEPPGDGCRNDYRLLVNELMRLMLAKELFPFVTAPAVTQPNGATAPVAGTNNEAERTLRGSADARKTGRTSKTPAGARRRTILMSVLESLRLYLTEWTLASVIAEVTRWMEAGRSCFEDLLIKLKIPRPEDSILDRIFPKVEMATS, encoded by the coding sequence ATGGGGGATGAGCAGCTCAAACAGGACGTTCGGCAGGGCAAGGTGTCACCCGAACACCTGGTCGACCTGATCGTGTCCCTCCAAGCCGAACTCCTGGCCGCTCGCCAACGCATCCGCGAACTTGAGCAACACCTCCCCACCCCGCCGACCGCCAAACTCGATCAACCGTTCTCCATGCGGGCCGAAGAGCAACGACAACACGCCCGTTCGAACAAGCCCCAGAAAAGGAAGAAGCCGAAGCGACACGGGCGGGTCACGACCGCGGACAAGATCGCTCGCGCGGAACGCACCGAGAAGGTGTTCCCGGCCGGCATCCCGCCCGCCGACTGCCGCCGGTCTCACGTCCGCCCGGTGTGGCGGTTCGAGAGCGGGCGTGCGGTCCTGGTCGCGTACGAGATCTATCGCGGACCCAAGAACCAGTACGGTCAGATCCCCGGGGTGTTCGGCCGCAGTGAATTCGCGGTCGAGATCGTCGTCGCGATCGCATTCCTGGTCCATGGCGTCGGCCTGTCGTTCGACAAAGTGTGCCAGGTGCTGACGTTCTTCCAACAACTCCGGCTGCCGAAGTCCCAAGCCGACGCCTTGCTCCGCCAGTTGTCGCGGCACTGGGAGAAGGAGTTCGACACCCTGTGTACCCTGTTGGCCCACGCGGCCGTCGTCCACGCGGACGAGACCCGGTGGAGTCTGAACAGCGTGTGGGCATTCCTGTCCGAACAGGCCCGGGTGTTGCTGTTCGGGGTTCACAAGGATGCCGGGACGCTCAAGACCATTCTCGATCCGGAGACGTTCGAGGGTGTTCTGGTGAGCGACGACGCGGCCGTGTACGCGACTTTCACGATCGCGCAAAAGTGCTGGGCGCACCTCCTCCGCAAGGCGATTAAGCTGACCCTGCAGGAACCCGACCACGAGGGCTACCGGACGTTCACCGACCGGTTGCTGGAGATCTACCGGGCGGCGTGCCGGGCACGGGACGACGGCCGGTTGAGCGATGCCGGCCGGACCGCCCGGGTCGAGGGTCTGGAACAGCGGGTGTACGACCTGTGTTCGGCCCAGTGGCTGGCCGACGAACCGCCGGGCGACGGATGCCGGAATGACTACCGCCTGCTGGTCAATGAACTGATGCGGTTGATGCTGGCCAAGGAATTGTTCCCGTTCGTAACGGCCCCGGCGGTGACGCAACCGAACGGTGCAACGGCCCCGGTCGCGGGGACGAACAACGAAGCCGAGCGGACCCTCCGGGGTTCGGCGGACGCGCGGAAGACGGGTCGGACGAGTAAGACCCCGGCCGGCGCGCGGCGGCGGACGATCCTGATGAGCGTACTGGAATCGCTGCGGTTGTACTTGACGGAGTGGACGTTGGCGAGCGTGATCGCGGAAGTGACGCGGTGGATGGAGGCAGGGCGAAGTTGCTTCGAAGATCTCCTGATCAAACTGAAGATTCCACGCCCGGAAGACTCGATCCTGGATCGCATCTTTCCCAAGGTCGAAATGGCTACCTCGTAG
- the sucD gene encoding succinate--CoA ligase subunit alpha, which translates to MSILVDKNTKVICQGITGSAGSFHTDQCLLYGSQFVGGVTPKKGGTTWTGKESSKTLPVFNTVYDAVKQTGADATMIFVPAAGAADAIMEAADAGIRVIVAITEGIPILDMARAKRFVATKPGARLIGPNCPGVITPGQCKIGIMPGYIHTPTPAGKTGIGIISRSGTLTYEAVFQLSGMGYSQSTCVGIGGDPIIGTTQIELLELFEKDPGTEAILMIGEIGGTAEERAADYISKHVKKPVAAFIAGQTAPPGRRMGHAGAIISGGSGSAADKIAALKAAHIEVAPTPADLGTAVQKAIAAKKK; encoded by the coding sequence ATGAGCATTCTGGTTGACAAGAACACGAAGGTGATCTGCCAGGGGATCACCGGCTCGGCCGGCAGCTTCCACACCGACCAATGCCTGCTGTACGGCAGCCAGTTCGTCGGCGGCGTCACCCCCAAGAAGGGCGGCACCACTTGGACCGGCAAGGAGTCGAGCAAGACCCTCCCCGTGTTCAACACCGTGTACGACGCCGTCAAACAGACCGGGGCCGACGCGACCATGATCTTCGTCCCGGCGGCCGGCGCCGCCGACGCGATCATGGAAGCCGCGGACGCCGGCATCCGCGTCATCGTCGCGATCACCGAGGGCATTCCGATCCTCGACATGGCCCGGGCCAAGCGGTTCGTGGCGACCAAGCCGGGCGCCCGCCTGATCGGGCCGAACTGCCCCGGCGTCATCACCCCCGGCCAGTGCAAGATCGGCATCATGCCGGGCTACATCCACACCCCGACGCCCGCGGGCAAGACCGGCATCGGCATCATCAGCCGGTCCGGGACGCTGACCTACGAGGCCGTCTTCCAGCTGTCCGGGATGGGTTACTCGCAGTCGACCTGCGTGGGCATCGGCGGCGACCCGATCATTGGGACGACGCAGATCGAGTTGCTGGAATTGTTCGAGAAAGACCCGGGGACGGAAGCGATCCTGATGATCGGCGAGATCGGCGGGACGGCCGAGGAGCGGGCGGCGGACTACATTTCGAAGCACGTGAAGAAGCCGGTAGCCGCGTTCATCGCGGGCCAGACGGCCCCCCCGGGCCGGCGGATGGGCCACGCCGGGGCGATTATCAGCGGCGGCAGCGGGTCGGCGGCCGACAAAATCGCCGCGCTGAAGGCCGCCCACATCGAAGTCGCCCCCACCCCGGCCGACCTCGGCACCGCCGTCCAGAAGGCGATCGCCGCGAAGAAGAAGTAA
- a CDS encoding twin-arginine translocation signal domain-containing protein, translated as MNRRQFLHTSAASAAVAAATGPLILGAEDKAGSKTPTVGSGEHVYECTHGWGTLPGSLEWQTTHNVAIDSAGLVYITHQGHKGKKGLDTVMVFDPQGKFVRSFGKEWHGGGHGIDIRKDGSDEFLYLTNTWASPKVVKATLTGEIVWKKERPETKEYENPKTAYNPTNVAFAPDGSFFVGDGYGSGYIMKYGKDGELLKVFGGGGTEKGKFKTPHGNWIDTRGEKPVLVVCDRANARLQTFTLDGEFISLTEPGTVLFPANIDTNKTVMLVPDLHARISLFDKDNKVIANLGDDPAWRKKVLDGFKVRAQPKQWEAGKFVHPHDACFDPAGNIYVAEWVDGGRISFLKKVG; from the coding sequence GTGAACCGCCGTCAATTCCTCCACACCTCCGCCGCGTCGGCCGCCGTGGCCGCCGCGACCGGCCCGCTCATCCTGGGCGCCGAAGACAAGGCCGGGAGCAAAACCCCGACCGTCGGCTCGGGCGAACACGTTTACGAATGCACGCACGGGTGGGGCACCCTCCCCGGCTCCCTGGAATGGCAAACGACCCACAACGTCGCCATCGACTCCGCCGGCCTGGTCTACATCACCCACCAGGGGCACAAGGGGAAGAAGGGGCTCGACACCGTCATGGTGTTCGACCCGCAGGGCAAGTTCGTCCGCTCGTTCGGCAAAGAGTGGCACGGCGGCGGCCACGGGATCGATATCCGCAAGGACGGGTCAGACGAGTTCCTGTACCTGACCAACACGTGGGCCTCGCCGAAGGTGGTCAAGGCGACGTTGACCGGCGAAATCGTTTGGAAGAAAGAGCGGCCGGAGACGAAGGAGTACGAGAACCCGAAGACGGCCTACAACCCGACCAACGTGGCCTTCGCGCCGGACGGCAGCTTCTTCGTCGGCGACGGCTACGGGTCCGGGTACATCATGAAGTACGGCAAGGACGGGGAACTGCTCAAGGTGTTCGGCGGCGGCGGGACCGAGAAGGGCAAGTTCAAGACCCCGCACGGGAACTGGATCGACACCCGGGGCGAGAAGCCGGTCCTGGTCGTCTGCGACCGCGCGAATGCCCGGCTCCAGACGTTCACCCTCGACGGCGAGTTCATCTCCCTGACCGAACCCGGCACCGTCCTGTTCCCCGCGAACATCGATACGAACAAGACCGTCATGCTGGTTCCGGACCTGCACGCCCGGATCTCCTTGTTCGACAAGGACAACAAGGTGATCGCCAACCTCGGGGATGACCCGGCGTGGCGGAAGAAGGTACTCGACGGCTTCAAGGTCCGGGCGCAACCGAAACAGTGGGAGGCCGGCAAGTTCGTCCACCCGCACGACGCCTGCTTCGACCCGGCCGGCAACATCTACGTGGCCGAGTGGGTCGACGGCGGCCGGATCTCGTTCCTGAAGAAAGTCGGTTAA
- the rpsU gene encoding 30S ribosomal protein S21: protein MGLRMRVHDREPIGAALRRFKKLIERSGMKKELRAHEYYEKPCEERSRKKAKKRSAIKKAVLGKPAKKEPSY, encoded by the coding sequence ATGGGTTTACGAATGCGCGTTCACGACCGAGAGCCGATCGGTGCGGCCCTCCGACGGTTCAAGAAACTGATCGAGCGAAGCGGGATGAAGAAAGAACTCCGGGCCCACGAGTACTACGAGAAGCCGTGCGAAGAGCGAAGCCGGAAGAAGGCCAAGAAGAGGAGCGCGATCAAGAAGGCCGTCCTTGGTAAGCCAGCGAAAAAAGAACCGTCGTACTAA
- a CDS encoding TIGR00730 family Rossman fold protein, translated as MKRVCVFCGSRTGTNPVHAETARAVGRALVARGWGLVFGGGRIGLMGEVAAAATAAGGEVIGVIPHVLSAVEIAYSGATELIVVGTMHERKAIMADRADAFVALPGGYGTCDELFEILTWSQLGIHRKPVVVLNVAGFFHPLLAWADHMVSEGFLKPKHRARLLVADTIPDLFATLDGWQPPPDEGAWAKLDER; from the coding sequence ATGAAACGAGTCTGTGTCTTTTGCGGCTCCCGCACGGGAACGAACCCAGTTCACGCGGAGACGGCCCGCGCCGTCGGCCGGGCGCTGGTGGCCCGGGGCTGGGGGCTGGTGTTCGGCGGCGGCCGGATCGGCCTGATGGGCGAAGTCGCCGCGGCCGCGACGGCCGCCGGGGGCGAGGTGATCGGCGTAATCCCGCACGTGCTTTCCGCGGTCGAGATCGCGTACTCGGGCGCGACCGAGTTGATCGTCGTCGGCACCATGCACGAGCGGAAGGCGATCATGGCCGACCGGGCGGACGCGTTCGTCGCGCTGCCCGGCGGGTACGGCACCTGCGACGAGCTGTTCGAGATCCTGACCTGGTCCCAGCTCGGCATCCACCGCAAGCCGGTCGTGGTGCTGAACGTCGCCGGCTTCTTCCACCCGCTACTCGCGTGGGCGGACCACATGGTGAGCGAGGGCTTCCTCAAGCCCAAGCACCGCGCGCGCCTGCTCGTCGCGGACACGATACCGGACCTGTTCGCGACGCTGGATGGGTGGCAGCCGCCGCCGGACGAGGGCGCATGGGCGAAGTTGGACGAGCGGTGA